From the Chitinispirillum alkaliphilum genome, one window contains:
- a CDS encoding UDP-2-acetamido-2-deoxy-D-glucuronic acid dehydrogenase (NAD+ cofactor) — protein sequence MSKNFAMTGVGGYVAVRHLRAIQNTGNRLLAAVDPCDSVGILDRFSTEVSYFREFERFDRHIEKLRRGPKRERIDYVSICSPNYLHDAHIRFALRVGAHAICEKPLVLNPWNVDMLQELAQEHGARIYTVLQLRAHPSILALKRAVENSTTKRKHQVELTYITTRGKWYLISWKGNVEQSGGLATNIGIHFFDVLIWIFGEVQYQEVHYSSPYKMAGYLNLKNAEVKWYLSIDQNDLDMCPVQRKGATYRSITVDDSQLEFSNGFEELHTVVYKDILAGRGFSPCDARASIELTHNIRNSFPTGLNSISHPFLERVLDDRQISVHS from the coding sequence ATGAGCAAGAATTTTGCTATGACAGGTGTGGGGGGCTATGTAGCCGTTCGTCATCTGAGGGCCATACAAAATACCGGAAACCGCCTTCTGGCAGCAGTTGACCCATGTGATTCTGTCGGCATCCTGGACCGGTTTTCTACAGAAGTGAGCTATTTCAGAGAGTTTGAGCGTTTCGACCGCCATATTGAAAAACTGCGCAGGGGCCCAAAAAGGGAAAGAATCGACTATGTGAGCATATGTTCACCAAACTACCTTCATGATGCCCATATACGGTTTGCACTGAGAGTGGGCGCTCATGCAATCTGTGAAAAGCCCCTGGTACTAAATCCCTGGAATGTGGATATGCTCCAGGAGTTGGCTCAGGAACATGGGGCCAGAATTTATACCGTTCTGCAGCTCAGAGCACACCCCTCGATCCTTGCTCTTAAAAGGGCTGTTGAAAATTCAACCACAAAAAGGAAACATCAGGTCGAGCTGACGTATATAACAACTCGGGGCAAGTGGTATCTGATATCATGGAAAGGAAATGTCGAACAGTCCGGAGGGTTGGCAACAAACATAGGGATACACTTTTTTGATGTATTGATCTGGATTTTTGGTGAAGTTCAGTATCAGGAGGTGCATTACAGCTCCCCGTACAAAATGGCCGGATATCTTAATCTGAAAAATGCTGAGGTTAAGTGGTATTTGTCCATAGATCAAAATGACCTGGACATGTGTCCTGTGCAGCGTAAGGGTGCGACCTACAGATCGATTACTGTGGATGACTCACAGCTTGAGTTCTCAAACGGATTTGAAGAACTCCACACTGTTGTTTACAAAGATATTCTCGCAGGACGGGGGTTTTCTCCTTGCGATGCAAGGGCCTCCATAGAACTTACACACAACATAAGAAACTCTTTTCCCACAGGACTAAACTCAATCTCACATCCTTTTCTGGAAAGGGTACTGGATGATAGACAAATCAGTGTACATTCATAG
- a CDS encoding 2,3,4,5-tetrahydropyridine-2,6-dicarboxylate N-acetyltransferase, with protein MIDKSVYIHSSACVDEPCTIGDNTKIYHFTHIMGGAEIGRNCILGQNVFIGAGVKIGNNVKIQNNVSLYAGTVAEDDVFLGPSCVFTNVINPRSQIDRRSCFEETLIRRGATIGANATVLCSRTIGQYSFIGAGTVVTKDVPDYGLVTGNPAVHRGWMSRHGYRLTEPDEEGMMMCPVSKLRYRFSSGDTIRCIDLGEEEKLPKEMRECNLQNR; from the coding sequence ATGATAGACAAATCAGTGTACATTCATAGCTCTGCCTGTGTTGATGAGCCCTGCACAATTGGTGATAACACCAAAATCTATCACTTCACACATATCATGGGTGGTGCAGAGATCGGGCGAAACTGTATCCTTGGTCAAAATGTGTTTATTGGGGCAGGTGTAAAAATCGGAAACAATGTCAAAATCCAGAACAATGTCTCACTGTATGCGGGAACGGTAGCGGAGGATGATGTGTTTCTGGGGCCCTCCTGTGTTTTTACGAATGTAATAAATCCGAGAAGTCAGATAGATCGCCGCAGCTGTTTTGAGGAAACCCTGATCAGAAGGGGTGCCACCATTGGGGCGAATGCTACGGTTTTGTGCAGCAGAACTATTGGACAATACTCATTTATCGGTGCAGGAACGGTAGTCACAAAAGATGTACCTGATTACGGTCTTGTAACGGGAAATCCCGCCGTGCACCGGGGATGGATGAGCAGACATGGCTACCGCCTGACAGAACCTGATGAAGAGGGTATGATGATGTGTCCTGTATCCAAACTGAGGTACAGATTCTCTTCGGGAGATACTATTCGATGCATTGATCTTGGGGAAGAAGAAAAGTTACCAAAAGAGATGCGTGAATGCAATTTGCAAAACAGATGA
- a CDS encoding DegT/DnrJ/EryC1/StrS family protein has product MNAICKTDEIYRGELMVFNDLKAQYLSIKNDVDRRMQGVLDHGQFILGPEVEMLENRLAEYVRSRHCISCSSGTDAILMSLMAYEIGPGDAVFTTPFSFVSAAEMISLLGATPVFVDIDKSTFNIDPHKLARAVEDVKTGVIMSPRDKKYLTPRGVIAVDLFGLPADYKIIKKIAHDNSLFVIEDGAQSFGASYRGKRACSLADIGTTSFFPAKPLGCYGDGGAIFTDDREMAERLRSIRTHGKGENKYENVRLGINGRLDTIQAAVLLSKLEVFDKELMLRQQIAQIYTETFKDVFKTPQVPRGYTSSWALYSVMSSNRDLLRSICDELGIPASVYYPKPLNLQKALSHSGAAGGAMPVSEKCCRNVLSLPLHPYMSEDEIERVLSLKECYLKRVGPFELHAHRVGCI; this is encoded by the coding sequence GTGAATGCAATTTGCAAAACAGATGAAATCTACAGGGGTGAGCTAATGGTTTTCAATGACCTTAAGGCGCAGTACTTGAGTATCAAAAATGATGTTGACAGAAGAATGCAGGGCGTTCTGGATCACGGACAGTTCATTCTGGGGCCAGAGGTGGAGATGCTTGAAAACAGGCTGGCTGAGTATGTAAGAAGCCGACACTGTATAAGCTGCTCAAGTGGAACTGATGCGATACTTATGTCTTTGATGGCATATGAGATTGGTCCGGGGGATGCGGTTTTTACAACACCATTTTCATTTGTCTCCGCCGCGGAGATGATTTCTCTTCTGGGTGCAACGCCTGTGTTCGTAGACATCGATAAGTCCACTTTCAATATCGATCCGCACAAGCTGGCACGGGCGGTGGAGGATGTAAAAACGGGTGTAATCATGTCACCGAGGGACAAAAAGTATCTCACACCCCGTGGCGTTATCGCTGTGGATCTGTTTGGGTTACCAGCAGACTACAAGATTATAAAAAAAATCGCACATGATAATTCCCTTTTTGTTATCGAAGATGGTGCTCAGAGTTTCGGGGCCTCCTATAGGGGTAAGCGAGCCTGCAGCCTGGCAGATATTGGAACCACAAGCTTTTTTCCTGCCAAGCCGCTCGGCTGTTATGGGGATGGGGGGGCAATTTTCACCGACGATCGCGAGATGGCAGAGAGGCTGAGATCGATCCGGACTCACGGTAAAGGTGAAAACAAGTATGAAAACGTAAGGCTTGGAATCAACGGAAGATTGGACACTATACAGGCTGCTGTTCTTCTGAGTAAACTTGAGGTGTTCGACAAAGAACTGATGCTTCGTCAACAGATCGCTCAAATTTACACCGAAACATTTAAAGATGTGTTTAAAACTCCTCAGGTACCCCGTGGATACACTTCAAGCTGGGCTCTATATTCGGTTATGTCTTCAAACAGGGATCTGCTTAGGAGTATCTGCGATGAGCTTGGAATTCCTGCCTCTGTTTATTACCCAAAACCCCTTAATCTTCAGAAGGCATTAAGTCATTCAGGGGCGGCTGGAGGAGCCATGCCGGTGAGCGAAAAATGTTGCCGTAATGTCCTGAGCCTGCCTTTACACCCCTATATGAGTGAAGATGAAATTGAAAGAGTATTGTCACTGAAGGAGTGTTATTTAAAGCGGGTTGGCCCCTTTGAATTACATGCCCACAGAGTAGGATGCATATGA
- a CDS encoding Glycosyl transferase, group 1 has protein sequence MKILIIPSWYSVESDCVKGIFFDDQARALLEQGNKVGVIWVEVKSLRKSSFTHVFRSISKTEAALKIKGSIPVYRLSSPNLFPGITNGFLMTVVMQGKRIYREYCRAWGKPDIIHAHSVLYGGVLGVELGKMDNVPVVLTEHSTSFDRGALKSNELEIANKTFLSCRKLISVSRHFAERLQARFPETRGKWCCIPNLVDEAFFKTDLKVKKDKNRFRIINVGLMTEKKGQRDLILAFLKVAKLYPKLQLELCGDGPQRKCLEMLVIANGAQDKISFTGMLSRREIVKKMSQSNVLVVSSYHETFGVVVAEALACGIPVIATKSGGPEEIVRKEDGILVSAGNVEELSCAMERIYKNYSDYKPSEIRGSCLSRYGSSSVIEKIDKAYQEALGPVFGENDG, from the coding sequence ATGAAAATTCTTATCATTCCATCCTGGTATTCAGTGGAATCAGATTGTGTTAAGGGGATTTTTTTTGATGATCAGGCACGGGCGTTATTGGAACAGGGGAATAAAGTTGGCGTAATATGGGTCGAGGTTAAAAGCTTAAGAAAGTCATCATTTACCCATGTTTTTAGAAGTATTTCAAAAACGGAAGCTGCTTTGAAGATTAAGGGATCTATACCGGTTTACCGGTTATCGTCACCAAATCTTTTCCCCGGAATCACAAATGGTTTCTTAATGACAGTGGTGATGCAGGGGAAAAGAATTTACAGAGAGTATTGTAGGGCCTGGGGGAAACCTGATATTATTCACGCCCACTCTGTGCTGTATGGTGGAGTACTCGGAGTTGAATTGGGAAAGATGGACAATGTGCCTGTGGTTTTGACTGAACATTCAACCTCTTTCGACCGGGGGGCTTTAAAGTCTAATGAACTGGAAATTGCAAATAAAACATTTCTCTCCTGTAGAAAACTGATTTCTGTAAGCAGGCATTTTGCAGAAAGATTGCAGGCCCGCTTTCCAGAGACCAGGGGAAAATGGTGCTGCATTCCAAATCTGGTGGATGAGGCTTTTTTCAAAACAGATCTGAAAGTGAAAAAGGATAAAAACCGATTCCGGATTATCAATGTTGGACTGATGACAGAAAAGAAGGGTCAAAGAGACCTGATCTTGGCCTTTTTGAAGGTTGCAAAGCTGTACCCAAAATTACAGCTTGAACTCTGCGGCGATGGTCCTCAGAGAAAATGCCTTGAAATGCTGGTGATTGCAAACGGTGCACAGGATAAAATCAGCTTCACGGGAATGCTCAGCAGAAGAGAAATCGTAAAGAAAATGTCACAGAGCAATGTTTTAGTGGTGTCGAGTTATCATGAAACGTTCGGAGTAGTGGTGGCGGAGGCTCTTGCGTGTGGAATCCCTGTGATTGCGACGAAGAGCGGGGGACCCGAGGAGATCGTTAGAAAAGAGGATGGGATACTGGTGTCTGCAGGTAATGTGGAAGAGTTAAGTTGTGCAATGGAGCGAATCTATAAAAACTACAGCGACTACAAACCTTCTGAAATCAGAGGGTCCTGCTTGTCAAGATATGGCAGTTCCTCTGTGATTGAAAAGATCGACAAGGCATATCAGGAGGCACTGGGACCAGTATTCGGGGAGAATGATGGCTGA
- a CDS encoding UDP-N-acetylglucosamine 2-epimerase gives MKIVTVIGARPQFIKAAAVSGKLKEVGIKERIIHTGQHFDTTMSEVFFRELQIPDPVYNLGIAAKRHGEMIAGMLVKIEEILIEEAPLAVMVYGDTNSTLAGALAACKLNIDVIHIEAGLRSYKKSMPEEVNRILTDQMSALLLCPSIKAKENLHSEGITENVYVCGDVMGDLFFSCLERAKNKQSDILCSAGIGSEPFSVLTCHRDGATHSPQIIKDILSAVNQLGVKVVFPVHPRTKNLIRDNGIKLPENVKELSPLGYLNMIALMHRAQFIMTDSGGMQKEAYWMGKPCFTLREETEWVETVQNGWNVLTGTNSARILQSVQSYQKPQYRPPLYGHGSAGTECAKLIVEYLERNPALQG, from the coding sequence TTGAAAATAGTAACAGTTATCGGAGCAAGACCCCAGTTCATAAAGGCCGCAGCAGTTTCCGGAAAGCTCAAAGAGGTAGGGATAAAAGAGAGGATAATCCATACCGGGCAACATTTTGACACCACAATGAGTGAGGTTTTTTTCAGAGAACTCCAGATTCCTGATCCCGTCTACAATCTTGGAATCGCAGCGAAAAGGCATGGAGAGATGATTGCTGGTATGCTGGTGAAAATAGAGGAGATTCTTATTGAAGAGGCACCCCTGGCTGTGATGGTGTATGGGGATACAAATTCTACACTTGCAGGGGCTTTGGCAGCATGTAAACTCAACATTGATGTTATACATATTGAAGCCGGGCTGAGGAGCTATAAAAAAAGCATGCCAGAAGAGGTTAACAGAATTCTTACAGATCAGATGTCTGCATTGTTGCTTTGTCCTTCCATAAAAGCAAAGGAAAATCTTCACAGTGAGGGAATAACGGAGAATGTGTATGTGTGCGGAGATGTGATGGGGGATCTGTTTTTCTCCTGTCTTGAAAGAGCAAAAAACAAACAGAGTGACATTTTGTGCTCTGCAGGAATAGGATCAGAACCTTTTTCTGTTCTTACCTGTCATAGAGACGGGGCGACTCACTCTCCTCAAATCATCAAAGACATCCTAAGCGCGGTAAATCAGTTGGGTGTAAAAGTGGTTTTTCCGGTTCATCCAAGGACAAAAAATCTGATCCGGGATAACGGTATAAAACTTCCGGAAAATGTCAAAGAGCTCAGTCCCCTGGGGTACCTGAATATGATCGCTCTTATGCACAGGGCTCAATTCATCATGACTGATTCAGGGGGTATGCAAAAGGAAGCGTATTGGATGGGAAAACCTTGCTTTACGCTGAGAGAAGAAACGGAGTGGGTTGAAACGGTTCAAAACGGGTGGAATGTGCTAACCGGAACTAATAGTGCCCGCATTCTACAATCGGTTCAGAGCTATCAGAAGCCTCAATACAGACCGCCTCTTTATGGTCATGGTAGCGCAGGAACCGAGTGCGCTAAATTAATTGTGGAGTATCTGGAAAGAAACCCTGCTTTGCAAGGGTAA